Proteins found in one Paenibacillus dendritiformis genomic segment:
- the remA gene encoding extracellular matrix/biofilm regulator RemA: protein MAIKLINIGFGNIVSANRIISIVSPESAPIKRIIQEARDRHMLIDATYGRRTRAVIITDSDHVILSAVQPETVAHRLSTKDDDNDE, encoded by the coding sequence ATGGCCATTAAACTGATTAACATCGGTTTTGGTAACATCGTATCTGCCAACCGTATCATCTCAATCGTGAGCCCGGAATCGGCTCCAATTAAGCGAATCATCCAGGAAGCGCGCGATCGTCACATGCTGATTGACGCGACTTACGGCCGGCGCACCCGCGCGGTCATCATTACGGACAGCGACCATGTCATTTTGTCCGCGGTCCAGCCGGAGACGGTAGCGCATCGCTTATCAACGAAGGATGACGACAACGACGAATAA